The following nucleotide sequence is from Pseudomonas putida S13.1.2.
GGCGCAGGCGGCGTAGTCCGGCACTGTTGCGATCAGCTCGGTGTTGCGCAGCAGGGCGCGCAGGCTGCCGAACTGCGGCACCGCCAGCACCACCTTGCGGCAGCGGCCGATGCGCGCCAGGTCCAGGTCGATGTTGCCGCTCATGTCGCCGGAGAACGACACCATCACATGCGGGCGCGCGCAGTATTCGTCGAGGGTCAGCGGGCCGGGTCGGTCGTCGGCGCGCAGCACGCGCACGCCGATGTCGCGCAGCTTGCGGCGTTTGGCCGTGGCTGGCAGGTCGGTGGTGTAGCTCACACCGACCGAAATTTCGCCGCTGGCCAGCAGGCCTGGCATCAGCAGGAAGTTGGCGCGCCGCACCACCACACTGATATCCGGGGCCTCTTCGCGCAGGGCCTGCAGCAGGGCCGGGAACAGGCCGAACTCGGCATCGTCCGACAGCCCCAGGCGGAACACATTGCAGCTGCTGGCCGGGTCGAATTCGCGGGCGCGGCTGATGGCGGCGGAAATCACGTCCATCGCAGGCGCCAGTTCGGCGAAAATCTGCAGGGCCCTTGGCGTGGGTTCCATGGCCCGGCCGCTGCGGATCAGCAATGGGTCGTCGAACAGCTCGCGCAAGCGGGCGAGGGCGGCGCTGACGGTGGACTGGGTGATGAACAGCTTTTCACCGACGCGGGTCAGGTTGCGTTCGATCATCAGGGCTTCGAACAGCACCAGCAGGTTCATGTCGACGCGGCGCAGGTCGTTGCGGTTCATTGGGCTCAGGTTCCGGGAATAGAGGGCTTGGCGGTGTATTGAAGCACGCCGCTGGCCTGCTTGCCTTGTATGAATGTGCCGGCCTCTTCGCGGGTTCACCCGCTCCCACAGGTACTGCACAAGCCATTCTGACAGAGCCAGCCTATTACCCCCTAACAGCCACTCTATTAGAACTCTGCCCAAGCTCGTCTAGTCTTTCCCGTGGCCCCGTGTAGACCTGATGAGGGGTAGCACGAGCCCCACACGCTCGGCTGAAAGAACACCTGGCATAGACCGGAAATCTGGATAACCGACCCAAAGGTACCCGCAGATGTCGAACGAATCGAAATGCCCGTTCCATCAAACCGCAGGTGGCGGCACCACCAACCGTGACTGGTGGCCTGACCAGCTCAACCTTCGTATTCTTCACCAGCATTCGTCGAAATCCAGCCCCGATCCGGACTTCGATTATGCCAAGGCGTTCAAAAGCCTCGACTTCCAGGCCCTGAAGAACGACCTGACTGCCCTGATGACCGACTCGCAGGACTGGTGGCCCGCCGACTTCGGCCACTACGGCCCGCTGTTCATCCGCATGGCCTGGCACAGCGCCGGCACCTACCGCATAGGCGATGGCCGCGGTGGCGCGGGCTCTGGCCAGCAACGTTTCGCCCCTCTGAACAGCTGGCCGGACAACGTCAGCCTGGACAAGGCCCGGCGCCTGCTGTGGCCGATCAAGCAGAAGTACGGCAACAAGATTTCCTGGGCCGACCTGATCGTGCTCACCGGCAACGTTGCCCTCGAATCCATGGGCTTCAAGACATTCGGCTTCTCCGGCGGGCGCGCCGATGTGTGGGAGCCGGACGAAGATGTGTATTGGGGTTCGGAAAAGGTCTGGCTGGGCGGCGATACCCGCTACGGCAATGATCAGGTCAAGGCGCAGCCGCCCGGCCAAGGTGACCTGGTGGCCGAGCCGGCCAAGCATGGTGAAGAGCAGAATCGCGACCTGTCGGCCGAGCGTAACCTGGAAAACCCGCTGGCTGCCGTGCAGATGGGCCTGATCTACGTCAACCCGGAAGGGCCGGAAGGCAACCCCGACCCGGTGGCGTCGGGCAGGGACATCCGTGAAACCTTTGGCCGCATGGCCATGAACGATGAAGAAACCGTGGCGCTGATCGCCGGCGGCCACGCCTTCGGCAAGACCCACGGCGCTGGCCCCGCCGACAACGTCGGCCCCGAACCGGAAGCGGCAGGCCTGGAGTTGCAGGGCCTGGGCTGGCCCAACAAGTTTGGTACCGGCAAAGGGGGGGATACCATCACCAGCGGCCTGGAAGTGACCTGGACCTCCACCCCGACGAAGTGGAGCAACGAGTACCTGAACAACCTGTTCAACTTTGAGTGGGAGCTGACCAAGAGCCCGGCCGGTGCGCACCAGTGGCGGCCGAAAGAGGGCAAAGGCGCAGGCACCGTGCCGGATGCCCACGATCCGGGCAAGA
It contains:
- a CDS encoding LysR family transcriptional regulator; translated protein: MNRNDLRRVDMNLLVLFEALMIERNLTRVGEKLFITQSTVSAALARLRELFDDPLLIRSGRAMEPTPRALQIFAELAPAMDVISAAISRAREFDPASSCNVFRLGLSDDAEFGLFPALLQALREEAPDISVVVRRANFLLMPGLLASGEISVGVSYTTDLPATAKRRKLRDIGVRVLRADDRPGPLTLDEYCARPHVMVSFSGDMSGNIDLDLARIGRCRKVVLAVPQFGSLRALLRNTELIATVPDYAACALADDGSLRADPAPFDITEAELSMVWSGAQDNDPAERWLRERILQFMAR
- the katG gene encoding catalase/peroxidase HPI — protein: MSNESKCPFHQTAGGGTTNRDWWPDQLNLRILHQHSSKSSPDPDFDYAKAFKSLDFQALKNDLTALMTDSQDWWPADFGHYGPLFIRMAWHSAGTYRIGDGRGGAGSGQQRFAPLNSWPDNVSLDKARRLLWPIKQKYGNKISWADLIVLTGNVALESMGFKTFGFSGGRADVWEPDEDVYWGSEKVWLGGDTRYGNDQVKAQPPGQGDLVAEPAKHGEEQNRDLSAERNLENPLAAVQMGLIYVNPEGPEGNPDPVASGRDIRETFGRMAMNDEETVALIAGGHAFGKTHGAGPADNVGPEPEAAGLELQGLGWPNKFGTGKGGDTITSGLEVTWTSTPTKWSNEYLNNLFNFEWELTKSPAGAHQWRPKEGKGAGTVPDAHDPGKKHAPSMLTSDLALRFDPIYEPIARRFKDNPDQLADAFSRAWYKLIHRDMGPLARYLGPEMPNEELLWQDPLPKADPAPISEQDIADLKTKILASGLSVGELVSTAWASASTFRGSDKRGGANGARVRLAPQKDWAANQGVDKVLAALEKIQGELNNGGKKVSLADLIVLAGTAAVEKAAKDAGYTGSVGFRPGRVDASQAQTDVESFAVLEPLADGFRNFTKARYSVKAEKLLLDKAQLLTLTAPELTVLIGGLRVLGANHGGSKQGVFTDKPGTLSNDFFRNLLDMGVEWKPTSADNETFEGRDRKTGQVKWSGSRVDLVFGSHAQLRALSEVYGSSDGGEKFVRDFVAAWQKVMELDRFDLK